A stretch of the Lolium perenne isolate Kyuss_39 chromosome 3, Kyuss_2.0, whole genome shotgun sequence genome encodes the following:
- the LOC127343552 gene encoding probable cytokinin riboside 5'-monophosphate phosphoribohydrolase LOGL1, with translation MGDTAAAAPTRKFGRICVFCGSNSGNRAVFGDAALELGQGLVTRGIDLVYGGGSVGLMGLIAQTVLDGGCSVLGVIPRALMPLEISGASVGKVKIVSDMHERKAEMARQSDAFIALPGGYGTMEELLEMITWSQLGIHDKPVGLLNVDGYYDPLLALFDKGAAEGFIKADCRQIIVSAPTAHELLTKMEQYTRSHLEVASRTSWEMTELGYGKAAAEEEK, from the exons ATGGGCGACACCGCCGCGGCTGCGCCGACGAGGAAGTTCGGCAGGATCTGCGTCTTCTGCGGCAGCAACTCCGGCAACCGCGCGGTGTTCGGCGACGCCGCACTCGAGCTCGGCCAGGGCCTG GTGACGAGGGGGATCGATCTGGTCTACGGCGGCGGCAGCGTCGGGCTGATGGGCCTGATCGCGCAGACTGTTCTGGATGGCGGCTGCAGTGTCCTCGG GGTGATTCCAAGAGCACTCATGCCCCTCGAG ATATCTGGTGCAAGTGTTGGAAAAGTAAAGATTGTCTCCGACATGCATGAGAGAAAAGCTGAGATGGCACGACAGTCCGATGCATTCATTGCTCTTCCTG GGGGCTATGGAACAATGGAAGAGTTATTAGAGATGATAACATGGTCGCAGCTTGGAATACACGACAAACCA GTTGGCCTGCTAAATGTCGACGGTTACTATGATCCGTTGCTTGCGCTATTTGATAAGGGTGCGGCGGAAGGTTTTATTAAGGCCGATTGCAGGCAGATAATTGTGTCGGCGCCAACTGCCCATGAATTGCTGACGAAGATGGAG CAATACACCCGTTCACACCTGGAGGTGGCCTCGCGCACAAGCTGGGAGATGACCGAGCTAGGCTATGGAAAAGCAGCAGCGGAGGAGGAGAAATAG